AGAAAGATCAACCCCGGGTCCCCATCACCGCCCGGCTGCTGGCCGATCTGATCACCGTCGCCGGGGCCGATCGCTTCCTCTCCGTCGACCTGCACGCCCAGCAGATCCAGGGGTTCTTCACGATTCCGGTGGACGAGCTCACCGCGTTGCACATGTTTGTAGACTATTTCGCCGGGAAGAAGCTCCCCAGCCTCACCGTCGTCGCCCCGGATATCGGGGCCGCCCGGAGAGCCCGAAATTTCGCCGAACGGCTGAACGCCTCTCTGGCCATCATCGAGAAGCGCCGGACACTGGACGGCTCATCCACGGCCATGTTCAGCCTGATCGGCGACGTGCGCGGGCGTCCGGTCATCATCGTGGATGACGAGATCGACACGGCTGGGACGCTCTCCCGCGCCGTCCACTTCCTGTGGGAGCGCGGCGCCCAACAGGTGTACGCCTGCGCCACGCACCCGATCCTGTCCGGGTCCGCCGCGGACCGCATTCGCGAGAGCAACCTGACGGAGCTGGTGGTCACCAACACCGTGCCAATCCCTCCGGAGAAGATGGAGCGCCTGGGCGGCTGCGTGACCGTGCTCTCCATCGCCCCCCTGCTGGGCGAGGTGATTCGGCGCATCCAC
The sequence above is a segment of the Chloroflexota bacterium genome. Coding sequences within it:
- a CDS encoding ribose-phosphate pyrophosphokinase; its protein translation is MDRMYGELTIISGTANEPLAQEICRYLGIQPTSADVFQFPNENIFCKLHQSVRGKDVFLIQPTCSPVNKNIMELLIMIDCLRRDSAGRITAVIPYYAYGRTDKKDQPRVPITARLLADLITVAGADRFLSVDLHAQQIQGFFTIPVDELTALHMFVDYFAGKKLPSLTVVAPDIGAARRARNFAERLNASLAIIEKRRTLDGSSTAMFSLIGDVRGRPVIIVDDEIDTAGTLSRAVHFLWERGAQQVYACATHPILSGSAADRIRESNLTELVVTNTVPIPPEKMERLGGCVTVLSIAPLLGEVIRRIHEGISVGELFDE